TCGCGGCATCAGCACTTCGACACCAGCAGGCCGACTCGGCAGCGGCGATTCTGCAATTGGGGTCGGGTTCTCGGCGCCCGCCAAGTCGCCGATTCCGGCGTGCGAAACAGCCGTCGCGGCGACGCCCCAGGCCGACGCACGCAAGAAACGTCGGCGGTCCTGATCAAACCGAAATTCGTCCTGGTTCACTTCTGCAATCTCCCGTTCGCCTTGGTATCAACGCTCTGAACACAGTTCGAACCGAGCGTCGTTTCAACATCCCGAAGCAGTTTGATGACCGTGGTCCTCGCATCAACTTGGATGACAACTCCTTCATCGACGTTCGCGTCCTTTGAACGCGTCTCTCATTCTATGGGCTTGAGCGGGCGTCATGGATCTCGACCGAAAATTCTCCAATTCGCAAGACAGAATCGAAGTCTTTCGGCAAGTAGCGGAGAATGCCCGTCTCAATAATCCATCACCTTGTCCGCCTCAATCAGCAACTTGCCCAGCATCGCTGTAGTGCCAATTTGGGCGTTGCGTTTCAGTCCGGGATCGGTGATGTGAGCCGACTTGGCGCAATAAGGACACACCAGGACCGTGCCACCACCAGCCGCAAACTTCTCATACAGTTCCGCCAGGGTTGGTGAATCGGGGCCCCATTGAAATTCCAGTTCCTGTCTTCGCTGTGCGATCCGGACGCCTTCCAAATCCACGAACAAAGTCACTTCCGCACCGTATTCCTGCATCAAATTCGCAACCTTCACCGCCATGAAGCATCGATGCAAATCATC
This DNA window, taken from Rhodopirellula bahusiensis, encodes the following:
- a CDS encoding DsrE family protein; protein product: MPLAKTMFRLSLVVAAICVSTWASSARADDEKAIDGSGQKVVVHLSHFTDDLHRCFMAVKVANLMQEYGAEVTLFVDLEGVRIAQRRQELEFQWGPDSPTLAELYEKFAAGGGTVLVCPYCAKSAHITDPGLKRNAQIGTTAMLGKLLIEADKVMDY